One segment of Mycolicibacterium sp. YH-1 DNA contains the following:
- a CDS encoding NADH-quinone oxidoreductase subunit G: MTVIEPVHDAPAHATDMVRLTIDGRTLSVPKGTLVIRAAELAGIRIPRFCDHPLLDPVGACRQCMVDVQGQRKPLASCTTAVNSDMVVSTQFTSESADKAQRGVMELLLINHPLDCPVCDKGGECPLQNQAMSAGRTESRFIDVKRTFPKPINLSTEVLLDRERCVQCARCTRFADQIAGDQFIDLMERGASQQVGTAGDEPFDSYYSGNTVQICPVGALTATAYRFRARPFDLQSTPSVCEHCASGCAQRTDHRRGKVLRRLAADDPQVNDEWNCDKGRWAFRYATQLDRIREPLVRDASGKLVTASWSHALAAAADGLRSARRSTGLLVGGRVTMEDAFAYAKFARLVLGTNDIDFRARAHSAEESWFLSTHIAGRPMMVTYADLSVAPVVLLAGLEPEDESPILFLRLRRAVRTSDLPIYSIAPFATRGLVKLGGQLLPTMPGREADVLDNLHHGDIADLLRRPGAAIVVGERLAASPGAMSAAARLADSTGAQLAWVPRRAGERGALEAGAFPTLLPGGRPASQPGRDTATMLADAAVGHLTALVIGGVELSDLPDPAAALRALEATPFVVSLELRESAVTQRADVVLPVAAVQEKSGTFMNWEGRQRFFSVAIRDTGALSDLRVLDALATEIGVRLNLPDDAAARDELQRLGTQPTTRSLSLSVSESVAPRPTAGQAVLSTWRLLLDAGRLQDGEPHLAGTARPPVARLSGTTAAEIGVTEGDSVSVTTETGTITLPVTITDIADRVVWLPMNSPGRSVPTELGVATGAVVGIRRAD; the protein is encoded by the coding sequence ATGACTGTTATCGAGCCCGTGCACGATGCGCCGGCCCACGCGACCGACATGGTGCGCCTGACGATCGACGGGCGCACACTGTCGGTTCCGAAGGGCACGCTGGTCATTCGTGCTGCCGAGCTCGCGGGGATCCGGATCCCGCGTTTCTGCGACCATCCGCTCTTGGATCCGGTGGGTGCCTGCCGACAGTGCATGGTGGACGTCCAAGGGCAACGCAAACCCCTCGCGTCGTGCACCACGGCGGTCAACTCGGACATGGTGGTGAGCACACAGTTCACCTCCGAGTCTGCCGACAAGGCCCAGCGCGGCGTGATGGAGCTCCTGCTGATCAACCATCCGCTGGACTGCCCGGTATGCGACAAGGGCGGTGAGTGCCCGTTGCAGAACCAGGCGATGTCCGCCGGCCGTACCGAATCGCGTTTCATCGACGTCAAGCGGACCTTCCCCAAACCGATCAACCTCTCAACGGAAGTGCTGCTTGACCGGGAGCGGTGTGTGCAGTGCGCACGGTGCACCAGATTCGCCGACCAGATTGCCGGCGACCAGTTCATCGACCTGATGGAGCGTGGTGCGTCCCAGCAGGTCGGCACCGCCGGCGATGAGCCGTTCGACTCGTACTACTCGGGAAACACCGTGCAGATATGTCCCGTGGGCGCACTGACAGCGACCGCATACCGATTCCGGGCACGGCCGTTCGACCTGCAGTCCACCCCCAGCGTGTGCGAGCACTGCGCATCCGGTTGCGCACAACGCACTGACCACCGCCGGGGAAAGGTGTTGCGCCGGCTGGCCGCGGATGACCCGCAGGTCAACGACGAGTGGAACTGCGACAAGGGACGGTGGGCATTCAGGTACGCGACGCAACTGGACAGAATCCGCGAGCCACTGGTACGTGATGCCAGTGGCAAGCTGGTCACGGCGTCGTGGTCCCATGCCCTGGCCGCGGCAGCAGACGGATTGCGCTCAGCGAGGCGCAGTACCGGCCTGCTCGTTGGCGGCAGGGTCACCATGGAGGACGCCTTCGCGTACGCCAAGTTCGCACGACTCGTATTGGGTACCAACGATATCGACTTCCGTGCTCGAGCACATTCCGCCGAGGAGTCCTGGTTCCTGTCCACCCACATCGCCGGGCGGCCGATGATGGTGACGTACGCCGATCTGTCCGTCGCACCGGTGGTGCTGCTCGCCGGTCTGGAACCCGAGGACGAATCGCCAATCCTCTTCCTCCGGCTGCGCAGGGCCGTGCGAACAAGCGACCTGCCGATCTATTCGATCGCGCCGTTCGCCACCCGGGGATTGGTGAAATTGGGTGGCCAACTGCTGCCGACTATGCCCGGCCGTGAAGCCGACGTCCTCGACAACCTGCACCACGGAGACATCGCTGACCTACTGCGGCGGCCGGGTGCGGCGATCGTGGTCGGCGAGAGGCTGGCGGCCAGCCCAGGAGCGATGTCTGCGGCAGCGCGTCTGGCCGACAGTACCGGCGCGCAGCTGGCTTGGGTACCGCGGCGGGCCGGTGAGCGCGGCGCGCTGGAGGCCGGGGCATTTCCCACCCTGCTACCGGGTGGCCGTCCCGCCAGCCAACCCGGCAGAGACACCGCGACCATGCTCGCGGATGCGGCGGTCGGCCACCTGACTGCATTGGTGATCGGCGGCGTGGAGCTCTCGGACCTGCCCGACCCCGCGGCCGCCCTGCGCGCATTGGAGGCGACCCCCTTCGTGGTCAGTCTAGAGCTGCGCGAGAGCGCCGTGACACAGCGCGCGGATGTGGTTCTGCCAGTGGCAGCAGTCCAGGAGAAGTCGGGTACCTTCATGAATTGGGAAGGGCGTCAACGCTTCTTCAGCGTTGCGATTCGCGATACCGGAGCGCTGTCGGACCTGCGGGTGCTCGATGCCCTCGCCACTGAGATCGGTGTTCGGCTCAATCTGCCCGATGACGCAGCGGCACGCGACGAACTCCAACGGCTCGGTACGCAGCCGACAACACGATCGTTGAGTCTGTCCGTGTCTGAGTCAGTCGCGCCCAGACCCACTGCTGGGCAGGCGGTCCTATCAACATGGCGGCTATTGCTGGATGCGGGTCGGCTACAGGACGGCGAGCCCCATCTGGCTGGCACAGCGCGCCCGCCGGTAGCGCGGCTCTCGGGGACCACGGCAGCTGAGATCGGCGTTACAGAAGGAGACTCAGTGTCCGTGACGACCGAAACGGGCACGATCACGCTGCCGGTGACGATCACCGACATAGCGGATCGGGTGGTGTGGCTGCCGATGAACTCTCCGGGTCGCTCCGTGCCCACAGAGCTTGGCGTTGCCACCGGGGCCGTGGTCGGTATCAGGCGGGCCGACTAG
- the nuoH gene encoding NADH-quinone oxidoreductase subunit NuoH, with the protein MPSTDLSVFGHDPWWLVLLKSIGIFAFLLLTVLVAIVVERKVLARMQMRLGPNRVGPRGVLQSLVDGIKLALKEGFTPAGADKATYLLAPVISVVPAIMAFAVIPMGPVVSLFGHATPLQLTDMPVAVLYVLAVTSVGVYGIVLAGWASGSTYPLLGGLRSSAQVISYEIAMALSFAAVFIMAGTMSTSGIVAAQHHEWFVFLLAPSFLVYLIAMVGETNRAPFDLPEAEGELVGGFHTEYSSLKFAMFMLAEYINMITVSALATTLFLGGWQSPWPLSMIDGADHGWWPLLWFTGKVWAFLFLFIWLRATLPRLRYDQFMALGWKILIPVSLTWIMVVAIINTAAGQHDSAALTSVASPTLLLVAILALPLRTRLAARRQRNSSPTEYERSAFGDFPVPLLREAPRTDAHVVNRKEEIDV; encoded by the coding sequence GTGCCTAGCACGGATCTGTCGGTGTTCGGCCATGACCCGTGGTGGCTGGTCCTGCTCAAATCGATCGGGATCTTCGCATTCCTCCTGCTGACCGTGCTGGTGGCCATCGTGGTCGAGCGCAAGGTTCTGGCTCGTATGCAGATGCGGCTGGGGCCAAATCGAGTAGGCCCCCGCGGCGTCCTGCAATCTCTGGTCGACGGCATCAAGCTCGCTCTCAAAGAGGGTTTCACGCCCGCCGGTGCGGACAAGGCCACCTATCTGCTGGCTCCAGTCATCTCCGTCGTCCCGGCGATCATGGCGTTTGCGGTGATCCCGATGGGGCCTGTGGTGTCGTTGTTTGGACATGCCACGCCGCTCCAGCTCACCGACATGCCGGTCGCGGTGCTCTACGTGCTCGCCGTCACCTCCGTCGGGGTCTATGGCATCGTGCTGGCAGGCTGGGCGTCGGGTTCGACCTATCCCCTACTGGGCGGGCTGCGTTCCTCAGCCCAGGTGATCTCCTACGAGATCGCCATGGCGCTCTCGTTTGCCGCCGTCTTCATCATGGCCGGCACGATGTCGACCTCGGGCATCGTCGCCGCCCAGCATCACGAGTGGTTCGTCTTCCTGCTGGCGCCGTCGTTCCTTGTCTATCTGATAGCGATGGTCGGCGAAACCAACCGCGCGCCATTCGACCTGCCCGAGGCCGAGGGTGAACTCGTCGGCGGTTTCCACACCGAGTACTCGTCGCTGAAGTTCGCGATGTTCATGCTCGCGGAGTACATCAACATGATCACTGTCTCAGCCCTGGCCACCACCCTGTTTCTTGGTGGCTGGCAGTCACCGTGGCCGTTGTCGATGATCGACGGCGCCGACCACGGCTGGTGGCCGCTGCTGTGGTTCACCGGGAAAGTCTGGGCATTCCTGTTCCTGTTCATCTGGCTGCGCGCCACCCTGCCGCGACTGCGCTACGACCAGTTCATGGCACTGGGCTGGAAGATTCTCATCCCGGTGTCCCTGACCTGGATCATGGTCGTCGCAATCATCAATACCGCTGCTGGGCAGCATGATAGCGCGGCACTGACATCGGTCGCCAGCCCAACCCTCCTCCTTGTCGCCATACTGGCCCTCCCATTGCGCACGCGCCTTGCAGCTCGGCGGCAACGCAATTCCAGCCCTACAGAGTATGAACGCTCGGCCTTCGGCGACTTCCCGGTGCCGCTCCTACGCGAGGCACCCAGAACAGATGCGCATGTCGTCAATCGTAAGGAGGAGATCGATGTCTAG
- the nuoI gene encoding NADH-quinone oxidoreductase subunit NuoI, producing MSRFDALAGFVVTIRTMFKKPVTEQYPEQKRPTAPRYHGRHQLNRYDDGLEKCIGCELCAWACPADAIYVEGADNTETQRFSPGERYGSVYQINYLRCIGCGLCIEACPTRALTMTNDYELAADNRADLIYGKDELLAPLRPGMTAPPHPMAPGLVAKDYYSRSGAAAQIAGKGDDE from the coding sequence ATGTCTAGGTTCGATGCTCTCGCCGGCTTCGTCGTCACCATCAGGACGATGTTCAAGAAACCGGTCACCGAACAGTATCCGGAGCAGAAGCGGCCGACAGCACCGCGCTACCACGGTCGTCATCAGCTGAACCGGTATGACGACGGACTGGAGAAGTGCATCGGATGCGAACTCTGCGCGTGGGCGTGTCCGGCCGACGCCATCTACGTGGAGGGTGCGGATAACACCGAGACACAGCGGTTCTCACCCGGTGAGCGCTACGGAAGTGTCTACCAGATCAACTACCTGCGTTGCATCGGCTGCGGGCTGTGCATCGAGGCCTGCCCCACTCGCGCTCTGACCATGACCAACGACTACGAACTCGCAGCCGACAATCGCGCGGATCTGATCTACGGCAAGGACGAACTGCTCGCTCCGCTGCGACCGGGGATGACTGCTCCACCGCATCCCATGGCACCCGGTCTTGTCGCGAAGGACTACTACTCGCGCTCGGGCGCCGCTGCGCAGATCGCAGGCAAGGGGGATGACGAATGA
- the nuoK gene encoding NADH-quinone oxidoreductase subunit NuoK — protein sequence MSTENCVYLSALLFTIGATGVLLRRNAIVVFMCVELMMNASNLAFVAFSRMHGNLDGQMVAFFTMVVAACEVVVGLAIIMSIFRTRRSADVDAANLLRN from the coding sequence GTGAGCACTGAGAACTGCGTCTATCTGTCGGCCCTGTTGTTCACCATCGGCGCCACGGGAGTGCTGTTGCGCCGCAACGCCATCGTGGTGTTCATGTGCGTGGAGTTGATGATGAATGCCAGCAATCTGGCGTTCGTCGCGTTCTCCCGCATGCACGGCAATCTCGACGGACAGATGGTGGCCTTCTTCACCATGGTGGTCGCCGCCTGCGAGGTAGTCGTCGGCCTGGCCATCATCATGTCAATCTTCCGCACCCGCCGGTCGGCCGATGTCGACGCCGCCAACCTGCTCAGAAACTGA
- the nuoL gene encoding NADH-quinone oxidoreductase subunit L, with translation MADLLWLLIALPATGAVILLLSGKRADGWGHLLGCAATVASFALGAMLFADMLGRKAEDRAASQLLFSWIPVGALHVDFGLQLDQLSICFVLLITGVGSLIHIYSIGYMADDLDRRRFFAYLNLFVAAMLLLVLADNYLVLYAGWEGVGLASYLLIGFWDYKPAAAAAARKAFVVNRVGDIGLAIALMVMFGTVGSASFNDVFGAVPHLGKYTLTAIGVSLLFAACGKSAQVPLQSWLGDAMEGPTPVSALIHAATMVTAGVYLIVRSGPVFNSTPTAQTAVVAVGVVTLLFGAFIGCAKDDIKKALAASTMSQIGYMVLAAGLGPAGYAVAILHLITHGFFKAGLFLGAGSVMHAMGDEVNMRRFGGLREVLPITFATFGLGYLAIIGVPPLAGFYSKDAIIEVAFGTGGVRGVILGGAALLGAGITAFYMTRVMLMTFAGEERWADDVHPHDPPVVMLWPMIVLAVGAVASGGLLAVGGTLHHWLAPVVGEHEVERPTSAWALTVVTLIVVATGVAIAYRMYAVRQIPVAVPMGSALTVAARRDLYGDALNETVFMRPGQRLTTAATSLCERGIDRAVMGLAAIIGRLAARLRLLQTGFARSYALAVFVGAVAAIATIVGTRIG, from the coding sequence ATGGCCGATCTGTTGTGGTTGTTGATCGCACTGCCTGCCACCGGGGCCGTCATCCTGCTGTTGTCCGGAAAGCGGGCCGACGGCTGGGGACATCTCCTGGGCTGTGCGGCGACCGTTGCGTCATTCGCGCTAGGCGCGATGCTGTTCGCTGACATGCTCGGCCGCAAGGCCGAGGATCGGGCCGCCAGCCAGCTGCTCTTCTCCTGGATTCCCGTCGGCGCGCTGCACGTGGACTTCGGGTTGCAGCTCGACCAGTTGTCGATCTGCTTTGTGCTTCTGATCACCGGTGTGGGTTCACTGATCCACATCTACTCGATCGGCTACATGGCCGACGATCTCGACCGGCGGAGGTTCTTCGCCTACCTGAACCTGTTTGTCGCAGCCATGTTGTTGCTCGTGCTGGCTGACAACTATCTGGTCCTGTATGCCGGATGGGAAGGTGTTGGCCTGGCGTCCTACCTGCTGATCGGGTTCTGGGACTACAAACCGGCGGCCGCCGCCGCGGCACGAAAAGCGTTCGTGGTGAACCGGGTCGGTGACATCGGCCTGGCGATCGCGCTGATGGTGATGTTCGGCACGGTGGGTTCAGCCTCCTTCAACGACGTCTTCGGCGCTGTGCCACATCTGGGCAAGTACACGCTGACTGCGATCGGTGTGTCCCTGTTGTTCGCGGCCTGCGGCAAGTCCGCACAGGTCCCCCTTCAATCGTGGCTGGGCGACGCGATGGAGGGTCCGACGCCGGTGTCAGCGCTGATCCACGCCGCGACCATGGTGACCGCAGGCGTGTATCTGATCGTGCGATCCGGTCCTGTCTTCAACTCGACGCCGACGGCCCAAACCGCCGTGGTCGCTGTCGGCGTCGTCACCCTGCTGTTTGGGGCATTCATCGGTTGCGCGAAGGACGACATCAAGAAGGCTCTGGCTGCCTCCACGATGAGCCAGATCGGTTACATGGTGCTCGCGGCGGGTCTGGGCCCGGCTGGCTACGCGGTCGCCATCCTGCACCTGATCACCCACGGCTTCTTCAAGGCCGGCCTGTTCCTGGGGGCCGGGTCGGTGATGCATGCGATGGGCGATGAGGTGAACATGCGCCGCTTCGGCGGCCTACGCGAGGTACTCCCCATCACGTTCGCCACGTTCGGGCTGGGATACCTGGCCATCATCGGCGTGCCACCGCTGGCTGGCTTCTACTCCAAGGACGCCATCATCGAAGTCGCCTTCGGCACTGGCGGGGTGCGCGGCGTGATTCTGGGCGGTGCTGCGCTCCTTGGAGCTGGCATCACGGCCTTCTATATGACGCGTGTCATGCTGATGACCTTCGCCGGTGAAGAACGTTGGGCCGATGACGTCCATCCTCACGATCCGCCAGTAGTGATGCTCTGGCCGATGATCGTGCTGGCCGTCGGGGCGGTGGCCTCGGGCGGGCTGCTGGCTGTCGGCGGCACGCTGCACCACTGGTTGGCACCCGTTGTCGGTGAGCACGAGGTCGAACGGCCCACTTCCGCTTGGGCTCTCACGGTGGTGACCCTCATCGTGGTGGCGACCGGGGTCGCCATTGCCTACCGCATGTACGCGGTGCGCCAGATTCCGGTGGCGGTCCCCATGGGTTCAGCCCTCACCGTCGCCGCTCGTCGTGACCTATACGGCGACGCGCTCAACGAAACAGTCTTCATGCGGCCCGGCCAGCGCCTGACAACTGCGGCCACATCCCTCTGTGAACGCGGCATCGATCGCGCGGTGATGGGCCTGGCGGCAATCATCGGCCGGTTGGCCGCCCGCCTGCGTCTGCTCCAAACCGGCTTCGCCCGGTCCTACGCCCTGGCCGTCTTCGTCGGTGCGGTGGCGGCGATCGCGACCATCGTGGGAACGAGGATAGGGTGA
- a CDS encoding NADH-quinone oxidoreductase subunit M, translating to MNSIPWLTVLWLAPTVGAAIVLIVPAAHRTFAKWLGLSASLTPLAVSLVLTAGFDPTGDQYQFVEDHEWIPSFGAGYTLGIDGIALSLVALTAGLVPILIAAGWDDVHEDGRAVHTYIALILVVEAMALLTFVALDVLLFYVLFEAILIPTYLLIGRFGGADRSRAALKFLLYNLAGGLVMLAAVIVLYVMATRDGIGTFDIRDLLTSDHGDATTARMMFGGFMFAFAVKAPMWPLHTWLPDVATAAKPATAVLIMAIVDKIGTYGMFRYCLQLFPEAATCFRPLIITLSVIAILYGATVAIGQTDVMRLIAYASISHFGFITLGIFAMTSQSQTGAVLYMVNHGISTAALFLIAGFLVSRTRTRTINAYGGVQYMAPVLAGTFLTAGLASLALPGLAPFISEFLVLIGTFTRYPVVAVLAALALILSAVYILWTYQRIMTGPISDTGKQVNDLRPRELAVVAPLLAVLLGLGVYPKPVLEVINPTVVQTLAAVGQPDPIPPAAEGARP from the coding sequence GTGAACAGCATTCCGTGGCTGACCGTGTTGTGGTTAGCCCCAACCGTGGGCGCGGCCATTGTCCTGATCGTGCCTGCCGCCCATCGCACGTTCGCCAAGTGGTTGGGTCTGAGCGCCTCGCTGACCCCGCTGGCGGTCTCGTTGGTCCTCACAGCGGGTTTCGACCCCACCGGGGATCAGTACCAGTTCGTCGAGGATCACGAGTGGATACCTTCCTTCGGCGCCGGCTACACCCTCGGCATCGACGGGATCGCGCTGTCCCTGGTGGCGCTGACTGCGGGCCTGGTGCCGATATTGATAGCCGCTGGTTGGGATGACGTGCACGAGGACGGGCGCGCCGTCCACACCTACATCGCGCTGATACTTGTCGTCGAGGCGATGGCGTTGCTCACCTTCGTCGCCCTCGATGTGCTGCTGTTCTACGTGCTCTTCGAGGCCATACTGATCCCGACGTACCTGCTCATCGGACGCTTTGGCGGCGCTGATCGCTCCCGCGCGGCACTGAAGTTCCTCCTGTACAACTTGGCGGGCGGGTTGGTGATGCTCGCCGCCGTGATCGTGTTGTACGTGATGGCAACCCGAGACGGCATCGGTACCTTCGATATCCGCGACCTGCTCACCAGCGACCACGGCGACGCGACGACGGCGCGAATGATGTTCGGCGGTTTCATGTTCGCATTCGCGGTCAAGGCCCCGATGTGGCCGCTGCACACCTGGCTCCCGGACGTGGCGACAGCCGCCAAGCCGGCGACCGCGGTGTTGATCATGGCCATCGTCGACAAGATCGGGACGTATGGGATGTTCAGATACTGCCTGCAGTTGTTTCCAGAGGCAGCAACGTGCTTCCGCCCACTGATTATCACTCTGTCGGTGATCGCGATTCTGTACGGCGCAACTGTCGCCATCGGCCAGACGGACGTGATGCGGCTGATCGCCTACGCATCCATCTCCCACTTCGGGTTCATCACCTTGGGCATATTCGCCATGACAAGCCAGAGCCAAACCGGCGCCGTCCTCTACATGGTCAATCACGGCATCTCCACGGCGGCACTGTTCCTCATCGCCGGATTCCTCGTGTCGCGCACCCGAACCCGGACGATCAATGCCTACGGCGGCGTGCAGTACATGGCTCCAGTACTGGCGGGGACCTTCCTCACCGCCGGCCTTGCCAGCCTCGCTCTGCCCGGGCTCGCCCCGTTCATCAGTGAGTTCCTGGTGCTGATCGGCACATTCACCCGCTACCCGGTAGTCGCAGTCCTCGCCGCACTGGCACTAATTCTGTCGGCCGTCTACATCCTGTGGACCTATCAGCGGATCATGACCGGGCCCATCAGCGATACCGGCAAACAAGTCAACGACCTACGTCCACGGGAACTCGCGGTCGTGGCACCGCTTCTCGCAGTGCTGTTGGGTCTGGGCGTTTATCCGAAGCCAGTACTGGAGGTGATCAACCCGACGGTAGTCCAAACTCTTGCCGCTGTCGGCCAACCTGACCCGATACCCCCGGCTGCAGAAGGCGCACGCCCGTGA
- the nuoN gene encoding NADH-quinone oxidoreductase subunit NuoN codes for MLIVLGAAVTGVLIEAFLPRPIRYTAQFAVSVGSLTAALAAVISLTGSQSSAVVGSVAIDGPTLFLQGAVLVTGLVAIAPIAQRRLAAFAPQGALAPRSAAEHAAADAGVIQTEIFPLVMFAISGMLLLPAAADLLTMFVSLEVLSLPLYVLCGLARRRRVLSQEAALKYFLLGAFSSAFFLYGVALLYGYTGALRLSQIAAVIESRHGSTTMVLTGTALLAVGLLFKIGAVPFHSWVPDVYQGAPTSISGFMAAGTKIAAFGAMLRLLYVALPELIDAWRPVLWGVAVLTMIAASVILVTQLDIKRLIAYSSVANVGFMLIGATMPSVGLAPTMFYLLAYGVSTLGAFTVVGLIHGEDDVEDADITHWNGLGRRSPLLATGLALFLLAAAGIPLTSGFVGKFAVLKAALAEGATALVLVAVVCSAIAAFAYARVIVAMFFGEISIHTPATTPPGPLAAAAVTAAAAVTVLLGVAPQSVLTLATRAAEFLH; via the coding sequence ATGCTTATCGTGTTAGGCGCCGCGGTGACCGGCGTGCTCATCGAGGCATTCCTGCCGCGCCCGATCCGCTACACCGCCCAGTTCGCAGTCAGTGTGGGCAGCCTCACCGCTGCTCTAGCGGCGGTCATCTCACTGACCGGCAGCCAGAGCAGCGCCGTCGTCGGGTCAGTCGCCATTGATGGACCCACCCTGTTTCTGCAGGGAGCGGTGCTGGTGACCGGGCTAGTCGCGATCGCGCCCATCGCGCAACGTCGCCTCGCCGCCTTTGCGCCCCAGGGCGCCTTGGCTCCGCGAAGTGCCGCCGAGCACGCGGCCGCGGACGCCGGGGTGATCCAGACGGAGATCTTCCCCCTGGTGATGTTCGCGATCAGCGGCATGCTGCTGTTGCCCGCCGCCGCTGATCTGTTGACGATGTTCGTCTCGCTCGAGGTGCTTTCGCTGCCACTGTATGTGCTGTGCGGGTTGGCACGCCGCCGGCGAGTGCTCTCGCAGGAAGCCGCACTCAAGTACTTTCTGCTAGGCGCATTCTCGTCGGCATTCTTTCTGTATGGCGTGGCTCTGCTGTACGGGTACACCGGCGCCCTGAGACTCTCCCAGATCGCCGCCGTTATCGAATCACGTCACGGCAGCACAACTATGGTGTTGACAGGTACAGCGCTGCTCGCCGTCGGCCTCCTGTTCAAGATCGGCGCGGTGCCGTTCCACTCGTGGGTGCCCGATGTCTACCAGGGCGCCCCCACATCGATCAGCGGGTTCATGGCCGCCGGAACGAAGATCGCCGCATTCGGAGCAATGCTGCGATTGCTCTATGTGGCGCTACCCGAGCTGATCGACGCCTGGCGCCCGGTGCTGTGGGGCGTCGCGGTTCTGACCATGATTGCCGCCAGCGTCATACTTGTCACACAGCTCGACATCAAACGACTGATCGCCTACTCGTCGGTCGCCAACGTCGGTTTCATGCTGATCGGTGCAACGATGCCCTCGGTCGGCCTCGCACCCACGATGTTCTATCTGCTCGCCTACGGAGTGAGCACGCTTGGCGCCTTCACCGTGGTGGGCCTGATCCACGGCGAGGACGACGTCGAGGACGCCGACATCACACACTGGAACGGGCTGGGCCGCCGGTCACCGCTGCTGGCCACCGGGTTGGCGCTCTTTCTGCTTGCCGCCGCGGGTATCCCGCTGACCAGTGGATTCGTCGGCAAGTTCGCGGTTCTCAAGGCCGCCCTGGCAGAAGGCGCTACGGCCCTGGTGTTGGTGGCCGTAGTCTGCAGCGCTATCGCGGCCTTCGCTTACGCGCGAGTCATTGTGGCGATGTTCTTCGGGGAGATCAGCATTCACACGCCCGCAACGACACCGCCCGGTCCGCTGGCGGCAGCCGCAGTCACCGCTGCGGCTGCCGTGACGGTGTTGCTCGGGGTCGCACCGCAATCCGTCCTGACGCTGGCTACCCGCGCGGCCGAGTTCCTGCACTGA
- the pdxS gene encoding pyridoxal 5'-phosphate synthase lyase subunit PdxS — MAEMLKGGVVMDVVTPEQARIAEAAGAVAVMALERVPADIRAQGGVSRMSDPDMIEGIIAAVTIPVMAKARIGHFVEAQILASLGVDYVDESEVLTPADYANHIDKWKFTVPFVCGATNLGEALRRITEGAAMIRSKGEAGTGDVSNATTHMRTILGEIRRLSSLSTDELFVAAKELQAPYDLVVEVARVGKLPVTMFTAGGIATPADAAMMMQLGAEGVFVGSGIFKSGDPAARAAAIVKATTFYDDADVLAKVSRGLGEAMVGINVEDIAQPHRLAERGW, encoded by the coding sequence ATGGCCGAGATGCTCAAGGGCGGCGTCGTCATGGACGTCGTCACCCCGGAGCAGGCTCGCATCGCAGAGGCCGCAGGCGCCGTCGCCGTCATGGCGCTCGAGCGCGTGCCCGCCGATATTCGAGCCCAGGGTGGCGTATCGCGGATGAGCGATCCGGACATGATCGAGGGCATCATCGCCGCGGTCACCATCCCTGTGATGGCCAAGGCCCGCATCGGTCACTTCGTGGAGGCGCAGATCCTGGCCAGCCTCGGCGTGGACTACGTCGACGAGTCCGAGGTGCTCACCCCGGCCGACTACGCCAACCACATCGACAAGTGGAAGTTCACGGTTCCCTTCGTGTGTGGCGCGACCAACCTGGGCGAGGCGCTGCGCCGCATCACCGAGGGGGCGGCGATGATCCGCTCCAAGGGTGAGGCCGGCACCGGCGACGTCTCCAACGCGACCACCCACATGCGCACGATCCTCGGCGAGATCCGCAGGCTCAGCTCCCTGTCGACCGACGAGTTGTTCGTCGCCGCAAAGGAACTGCAGGCTCCCTATGACCTGGTGGTCGAGGTGGCTCGCGTCGGCAAGCTGCCCGTCACGATGTTCACCGCCGGCGGCATCGCCACCCCGGCCGATGCCGCGATGATGATGCAGCTCGGCGCAGAGGGTGTCTTCGTCGGCTCGGGCATCTTCAAGTCCGGTGACCCCGCCGCGCGGGCCGCGGCAATCGTGAAGGCCACTACCTTCTACGACGACGCCGACGTCCTGGCCAAGGTGTCGCGCGGGCTGGGTGAGGCCATGGTCGGCATCAACGTCGAGGACATCGCGCAGCCGCATCGGCTCGCCGAACGCGGCTGGTAA